In the genome of Populus trichocarpa isolate Nisqually-1 chromosome 6, P.trichocarpa_v4.1, whole genome shotgun sequence, one region contains:
- the LOC18099839 gene encoding uncharacterized protein LOC18099839 isoform X2: MDDPSSSATTLAWHWVIEYLASFPEIEASILHDLIEAAPKIPEDLRKNTREIVALRCLEDFFCHNNGITNDVPSKEPKVTFDLSESSEDVLQSILQETSVSDLKRAGPGRLKWDTHPFIMHKRAFMPKCALEKVKDAILEGIHPYASLKEYSGLVDANDGDLGAPAWRIDGSGTDGQINAPEENSIPLRGIEVEDDSCNRNSLHFKRDRSGSANENLAGDLEDQNCVDDGDHLHPQAKRFKQDAFCDYQSLEHISTLQQHMEMVEDSIQRVTGDSENKDCHMEEKTSQGGLEESRSVENGHDECVGMDRHGKSLDPDNAFQHNQHEIAHNANKIPQDISGNGLHLYSLVDEINCAKPRISNTAPSVGTPNKFFVNENKDNSDHSGQLKPSNSLCHPDATVRTNHISNGEKVGEEMVRKNPSGTGLDRNQHEVCVDPIDSDVDQSCKEKDVFSGSQSKDGQRQKAVCATNIDGGETSDDENDKSSTSNYFIQFRNIEKQCSYPAMPQLRRKKVPWTVQEEEMLKEGVQKFSSDGKFPWKDILEYGSSVFLSGRTTIDLKDKWRNMCKVSPKFK, encoded by the exons ATGGATGACCCTTCTAGCTCGGCTACGACACTTGCGTGGCATTGGGTAATTGAGTATCTGGCAAGTTTTCCTGAAATAGAGGCCTCGATTTTACACG ATTTGATTGAGGCGGCTCCGAAAATACCTGAAGATTTGAGGAAAAACACTAGGGAAATAGTTGCTTTGAGATGCTTAgaggattttttttgtcataataaTGGAATCACGAATGATGTTCCTTCTAAAGAACCCAAAGTCACATTTGATTTGTCAGAGAGTTCTGAAGATGTACTTCAATCAATATTGCAAGAG ACATCGGTATCAGATCTGAAAAGGGCTGGACCGGGGCGATTGAAATGGGATACTCACCCTTTCATTATGCATAAAAGAGCTTTTATGCCTAAATGCGCTTTAGAAAAG GTGAAGGATGCAATCCTTGAGGGTATTCATCCATATGCCTCATTGAAGGAATATAGTGGACTGGTGGATGCAAATGATGGGGACCTTGGTGCACCCGCATGGAGGATTGATGGGAGTGGTACTGATGGACAAATTAATGCTCCTGAAGAAAATTCCATTCCTTTAAGAGGGATAGAAGTGGAAGATGATTCATGTAACAGGAACTCATTACACTTTAAGAGGGATAGAAGTGGTTCGGCTAATGAAAATCTGGCTGGAGACCTTGAAGACCAAAATTGTGTTGATGATGGTGATCATCTTCATCCACAAGCCAAGAGGTTCAAGCAAGATGCCTTTTGTGACTACCAGTCTTTGGAACACATTTCAACTCTTCAACAGCACATGGAAATGGTAGAGGATTCAATTCAAAGAGTGACTGGGGATTCTGAAAACAAAGATTGTCACATGGAAGAAAAAACTTCACAAGGTGGATTGGAAGAAAGCAGGTCTGTAGAGAATGGTCATGATGAATGTGTTGGTATGGATAGGCATGGGAAGAGTCTTGATCCTGATAATGCATTCCAGCATAATCAGCACGAGATTGCTCACAATGCCAACAAAATACCACAAGATATATCTGGGAATGGACTCCACCTGTATAGCTTAGTGGATGAAATCAACTGTGCTAAACCTAGAATATCAAACACTGCACCATCTGTAGGAACCCCAAATAAATTCTTTGTTAATGAAAACAAAGATAACTCTGATCATAGTGGTCAACTAAAACCATCAAATTCTTTATGCCACCCTGATGCAACTGTTAGGACTAATCATATATCTAATGGAGAAAAGGTGGGGGAGGAGATGGTTCGAAAGAACCCTTCTGGAACTGGACTTGACAGAAACCAACATGAAGTTTGTGTTGATCCTATTGACAGCGATGTTGATCAGTCGTGTAAAGAAAAAGATGTTTTCTCTGGAAGCCAGAGTAAAGATGGACAAAGACAGAAAGCTGTTTGTGCCACCAACATCGACGGAGGAGAAACCTCTGATGATGAAAATGACAAGTCATCAACTTCTAATTACTTCATACAATTCCGAAACATAGAGAAACAATG TTCATACCCTGCAATGCCTCAGTTGAGGCGGAAAAAGGTTCCATGGACAGTTCAGGAGGAGGAGATGCTCAAG
- the LOC18099839 gene encoding uncharacterized protein LOC18099839 isoform X3, giving the protein MDDPSSSATTLAWHWVIEYLASFPEIEASILHDLIEAAPKIPEDLRKNTREIVALRCLEDFFCHNNGITNDVPSKEPKVTFDLSESSEDVLQSILQETSVSDLKRAGPGRLKWDTHPFIMHKRAFMPKCALEKVKDAILEGIHPYASLKEYSGLVDANDGDLGAPAWRIDGSGTDGQINAPEENSIPLRGIEVEDDSCNRNSLHFKRDRSGSANENLAGDLEDQNCVDDGDHLHPQAKRFKQDAFCDYQSLEHISTLQQHMEMVEDSIQRVTGDSENKDCHMEEKTSQGGLEESRSVENGHDECVGMDRHGKSLDPDNAFQHNQHEIAHNANKIPQDISGNGLHLYSLVDEINCAKPRISNTAPSVGTPNKFFVNENKDNSDHSGQLKPSNSLCHPDATVRTNHISNGEKVGEEMVRKNPSGTGLDRNQHEVCVDPIDSDVDQSCKEKDVFSGSQSKDGQRQKAVCATNIDGGETSDDENDKSSTSNYFIQFRNIEKQCSYPAMPQLRRKKVPWTVQEEEMLKEGVQKFSSDGKFPWKDILEYGSSVFLSGRTTIDLKDKWRNMCKDSY; this is encoded by the exons ATGGATGACCCTTCTAGCTCGGCTACGACACTTGCGTGGCATTGGGTAATTGAGTATCTGGCAAGTTTTCCTGAAATAGAGGCCTCGATTTTACACG ATTTGATTGAGGCGGCTCCGAAAATACCTGAAGATTTGAGGAAAAACACTAGGGAAATAGTTGCTTTGAGATGCTTAgaggattttttttgtcataataaTGGAATCACGAATGATGTTCCTTCTAAAGAACCCAAAGTCACATTTGATTTGTCAGAGAGTTCTGAAGATGTACTTCAATCAATATTGCAAGAG ACATCGGTATCAGATCTGAAAAGGGCTGGACCGGGGCGATTGAAATGGGATACTCACCCTTTCATTATGCATAAAAGAGCTTTTATGCCTAAATGCGCTTTAGAAAAG GTGAAGGATGCAATCCTTGAGGGTATTCATCCATATGCCTCATTGAAGGAATATAGTGGACTGGTGGATGCAAATGATGGGGACCTTGGTGCACCCGCATGGAGGATTGATGGGAGTGGTACTGATGGACAAATTAATGCTCCTGAAGAAAATTCCATTCCTTTAAGAGGGATAGAAGTGGAAGATGATTCATGTAACAGGAACTCATTACACTTTAAGAGGGATAGAAGTGGTTCGGCTAATGAAAATCTGGCTGGAGACCTTGAAGACCAAAATTGTGTTGATGATGGTGATCATCTTCATCCACAAGCCAAGAGGTTCAAGCAAGATGCCTTTTGTGACTACCAGTCTTTGGAACACATTTCAACTCTTCAACAGCACATGGAAATGGTAGAGGATTCAATTCAAAGAGTGACTGGGGATTCTGAAAACAAAGATTGTCACATGGAAGAAAAAACTTCACAAGGTGGATTGGAAGAAAGCAGGTCTGTAGAGAATGGTCATGATGAATGTGTTGGTATGGATAGGCATGGGAAGAGTCTTGATCCTGATAATGCATTCCAGCATAATCAGCACGAGATTGCTCACAATGCCAACAAAATACCACAAGATATATCTGGGAATGGACTCCACCTGTATAGCTTAGTGGATGAAATCAACTGTGCTAAACCTAGAATATCAAACACTGCACCATCTGTAGGAACCCCAAATAAATTCTTTGTTAATGAAAACAAAGATAACTCTGATCATAGTGGTCAACTAAAACCATCAAATTCTTTATGCCACCCTGATGCAACTGTTAGGACTAATCATATATCTAATGGAGAAAAGGTGGGGGAGGAGATGGTTCGAAAGAACCCTTCTGGAACTGGACTTGACAGAAACCAACATGAAGTTTGTGTTGATCCTATTGACAGCGATGTTGATCAGTCGTGTAAAGAAAAAGATGTTTTCTCTGGAAGCCAGAGTAAAGATGGACAAAGACAGAAAGCTGTTTGTGCCACCAACATCGACGGAGGAGAAACCTCTGATGATGAAAATGACAAGTCATCAACTTCTAATTACTTCATACAATTCCGAAACATAGAGAAACAATG TTCATACCCTGCAATGCCTCAGTTGAGGCGGAAAAAGGTTCCATGGACAGTTCAGGAGGAGGAGATGCTCAAG
- the LOC18099839 gene encoding uncharacterized protein LOC18099839 isoform X1, with protein MDDPSSSATTLAWHWVIEYLASFPEIEASILHDLIEAAPKIPEDLRKNTREIVALRCLEDFFCHNNGITNDVPSKEPKVTFDLSESSEDVLQSILQETSVSDLKRAGPGRLKWDTHPFIMHKRAFMPKCALEKVKDAILEGIHPYASLKEYSGLVDANDGDLGAPAWRIDGSGTDGQINAPEENSIPLRGIEVEDDSCNRNSLHFKRDRSGSANENLAGDLEDQNCVDDGDHLHPQAKRFKQDAFCDYQSLEHISTLQQHMEMVEDSIQRVTGDSENKDCHMEEKTSQGGLEESRSVENGHDECVGMDRHGKSLDPDNAFQHNQHEIAHNANKIPQDISGNGLHLYSLVDEINCAKPRISNTAPSVGTPNKFFVNENKDNSDHSGQLKPSNSLCHPDATVRTNHISNGEKVGEEMVRKNPSGTGLDRNQHEVCVDPIDSDVDQSCKEKDVFSGSQSKDGQRQKAVCATNIDGGETSDDENDKSSTSNYFIQFRNIEKQCSYPAMPQLRRKKVPWTVQEEEMLKEGVQKFSSDGKFPWKDILEYGSSVFLSGRTTIDLKDKWRNMCKSIGSYSYLSST; from the exons ATGGATGACCCTTCTAGCTCGGCTACGACACTTGCGTGGCATTGGGTAATTGAGTATCTGGCAAGTTTTCCTGAAATAGAGGCCTCGATTTTACACG ATTTGATTGAGGCGGCTCCGAAAATACCTGAAGATTTGAGGAAAAACACTAGGGAAATAGTTGCTTTGAGATGCTTAgaggattttttttgtcataataaTGGAATCACGAATGATGTTCCTTCTAAAGAACCCAAAGTCACATTTGATTTGTCAGAGAGTTCTGAAGATGTACTTCAATCAATATTGCAAGAG ACATCGGTATCAGATCTGAAAAGGGCTGGACCGGGGCGATTGAAATGGGATACTCACCCTTTCATTATGCATAAAAGAGCTTTTATGCCTAAATGCGCTTTAGAAAAG GTGAAGGATGCAATCCTTGAGGGTATTCATCCATATGCCTCATTGAAGGAATATAGTGGACTGGTGGATGCAAATGATGGGGACCTTGGTGCACCCGCATGGAGGATTGATGGGAGTGGTACTGATGGACAAATTAATGCTCCTGAAGAAAATTCCATTCCTTTAAGAGGGATAGAAGTGGAAGATGATTCATGTAACAGGAACTCATTACACTTTAAGAGGGATAGAAGTGGTTCGGCTAATGAAAATCTGGCTGGAGACCTTGAAGACCAAAATTGTGTTGATGATGGTGATCATCTTCATCCACAAGCCAAGAGGTTCAAGCAAGATGCCTTTTGTGACTACCAGTCTTTGGAACACATTTCAACTCTTCAACAGCACATGGAAATGGTAGAGGATTCAATTCAAAGAGTGACTGGGGATTCTGAAAACAAAGATTGTCACATGGAAGAAAAAACTTCACAAGGTGGATTGGAAGAAAGCAGGTCTGTAGAGAATGGTCATGATGAATGTGTTGGTATGGATAGGCATGGGAAGAGTCTTGATCCTGATAATGCATTCCAGCATAATCAGCACGAGATTGCTCACAATGCCAACAAAATACCACAAGATATATCTGGGAATGGACTCCACCTGTATAGCTTAGTGGATGAAATCAACTGTGCTAAACCTAGAATATCAAACACTGCACCATCTGTAGGAACCCCAAATAAATTCTTTGTTAATGAAAACAAAGATAACTCTGATCATAGTGGTCAACTAAAACCATCAAATTCTTTATGCCACCCTGATGCAACTGTTAGGACTAATCATATATCTAATGGAGAAAAGGTGGGGGAGGAGATGGTTCGAAAGAACCCTTCTGGAACTGGACTTGACAGAAACCAACATGAAGTTTGTGTTGATCCTATTGACAGCGATGTTGATCAGTCGTGTAAAGAAAAAGATGTTTTCTCTGGAAGCCAGAGTAAAGATGGACAAAGACAGAAAGCTGTTTGTGCCACCAACATCGACGGAGGAGAAACCTCTGATGATGAAAATGACAAGTCATCAACTTCTAATTACTTCATACAATTCCGAAACATAGAGAAACAATG TTCATACCCTGCAATGCCTCAGTTGAGGCGGAAAAAGGTTCCATGGACAGTTCAGGAGGAGGAGATGCTCAAG